Genomic segment of Verrucomicrobiia bacterium:
ATCAGTTGCCGCGTCACACAGCACTGCCACCTGTATATTCATTTACCTGGGGTCTAAAATGCGCGCCGGCAAAGTGACAGCGCCCTCCCGCTGCTGCCACTCTCTCTCTCTGCGCCGGAGAGGCTGCCGGAAAAACAAGCGTCCCACCAAACAGGATGGGGCGCGTCAGTTACTGAGCGGTAAGGCGCTGGACGTGCTCGGCTTTGGGTCCCTTTTCACCAGTTACCACATCAAACGACACTTCCTCGCCTTCACGGAGGGTTTTGAAGCCATTCCCAAGAATGGCGGTATGATGCACAAACACATCCTGCCCCCCATCCTGAGCGATGAAGCCCAAACCCTTCTTATTGTCCCACCATTTGACTTTGCCTTTTGCCATATACTTCTCTCCCGATTGTTTCGAGGCCAAAACGCAGACACAAAAGCAACGGATATGCGTCCCACGCGGGTACATATCGAAATCACTCGTGCAGCCGCATATGCCTCGGATTTTCCAGAGAATAGGCGCTATTGACCTGCGGAGTCAAGTGCCTTTAACGGCATAACGAAATCCAACCG
This window contains:
- a CDS encoding cold-shock protein, with the protein product MAKGKVKWWDNKKGLGFIAQDGGQDVFVHHTAILGNGFKTLREGEEVSFDVVTGEKGPKAEHVQRLTAQ